A segment of the Anaerolineae bacterium genome:
CGATAGGGCCTGGGCCGGTAGCCGGTCAGGCGGGTAGCGTAATGGCCCATGGTGTGGCGGCGTTGCGCCCCACCGGTACCCAGGTTCAGCAAAGCGATGACCGCGATCACCAGCAGAATAACCCACCAATACTCGGCGCTTACGGCAAACACCAGGCAGCCGCCAAATAAAAGCGCCAGCAGAATAAAGGGGGCGCAGCCCCAGAGAGCCTGTCCCAGCACCACTCCCATGGCAATTTCAATGATATTTTTCATAAACTCACCTCAATTTATCCTGAAAATAATCGTTGTGTCGCCAATGGTAATCTGGTCGCCGTGGTTGAGTGAATATCGGTTCACGCGCTGGCCGTTGACCAATGTGCCATTAACGCTGTTTAAATCTTCCAAAATATATTCCCGGCCAACCCGCTGGATGCGGGCATGATGGCGAGACACGTTAGCGCCGGGCAAAACCACATGGTCTCGCGGGTGGCGGCCAATGGTAATGAGGTTGTTGGCAAAGCCCACCAGCCCTATTCCCGGCGCTTCAACGCCGGGCAGTTGGGCCGGGGGTCTGATTGCTGCCGTCCGGCGCGGCTGGCGATACAGCAGCAGCAAAACAAGGCCGCCCAAAACGGCCACGCCGGTAAGAAGATAAAGCGGATTAAAACCCGAAGCCGTCTTTAAGGTGCGGGTAGACACCAACACGTTAAAGTCGGTGACGCCGGATGGCACTTGCATCCCCGTTACCGATAGTTGCCATTGACCGGCCGGCGGGCGTTGGATAACCAAATACACCAGATTGCCAAACTCGCGGCGCACGGAATTTGGATAATTGGCCTCTACCGGCTGGCCCCGGGGGTCTATCAACTGCAAAGCCAATTGGCTGCCCGGCCAGTTCAAACTGACGGTAAGCTGCTGCGCCCCCCCGGCTACCTGAAACCCGTTCAGATTGACGGTTTCATTCTGTTTTATTTGACCGCTGTATTGGGTAATTAATTTTCCCAGGGCCTGGTGACGAGATTGCAAATAAACCGTAGATAGTTCAAAGGCATTTTTAGCATTGTAATACCGGCCGCAGCCGGAACCGGCGGCAATTTGCTGCAAAAAAGACTCGTCCAACGCGCCGGATGCGCCCAGGGGGGCGGGGCGGCCAAATCCAATGGTAAAGATGCAAATATTGGCCGCTTTAGCCCGGGGCACCTGTTGGTTGAGGATTTCATCCTTTAAATCATCCACGTACTCCAATTCATCAAATATAAAAGGCGGCTGGGGATTGGCGTCGGAGGTGGTGGGCTGGCCGTCGCTCAAGAGCAGCAGGATACGGGCCGCGCCTGAAGGCGCGTTTTCCAGAATATCAATGCCCCGGTCCAGACCGGCGGCCATATTGGTCTGGTCCAGCGGGGAAAGCTGGCCCATCATCCGGCGCGCATCGTCCGGGTTATGGCTCAAGGGCAGGTTAATTTTGGCCCTGTTGCTAAAACTGACCACGCCTACCTGGTGCGCGCCGGGCGCGAGCGTATTTTCGGTGTCAATCAGGTTCAAAATATCATGGCCGGCGGTGATGGCGGCTTCAATTTTTCTGGCTCCGCCCGGCTCCGGTTCTTCCATACTGCCGGACACATCAAACACCAGAGCCGTGGCGGTGTGGCCGCCGTCAACCGGCTGAATGTCAATCACCGGCTCAGGCTCAATGACCGGAGGGGGAACGGTAGGCGGTGTAACTACGGGCGGCTGGTTGACCGCCACATATTCATTTTCCAGAAGTTCCAGGATTTTTTGGCGCACCTCTTCCTTTTGATGGATATTGGTATGGAACAAGGCTCCAGCCAGAGGTAACATTTGGTCCAGATTGTCCAGTTTGATCTCCGGTTTTAGCAGCACCGCCTGGTAATGCAGGGTTATTTCGGCGTCGAAACCAAAGGGTTGGTAGTAAGGCGGATTGGGGCCGCTCCGGCCGCCCAGGTTGGGGATGGTGGTGGCATTGTCTTTACTGACCACCCAATCGCCCACGCTCAAAACCTGGCCCGAGGCTACCGGCATATCAAAAAATTTGGTAGCCACATTCATGCCAATATCGCTGTATAACAGGTAATAATCAATATCATTGGGATTGGGGCGTTGGTTCAAGGTTTTAATGAACTCGCTGTTGGGGTCCAGCTGCTGCCCGGCCGGGCTTTCGGGATCAGGGAGCAATGAAATCATATCGGTTGACGCGCTGACAAATTCTTTGATAAAACTGCGAATCACCGGCTTGGCCATTTTATTTGGCACCGCCCGCGTCAATTGCTCGGCTACGGCGTCGGCGCCCTGGTTATACAGGTTAATGTATTCGCTGCCGCTGTGGGGCGTGGCCAGGTCTATGAACCGGCCAATGTTGCCCTGGTATTGGGTTTGGCGCGGCCCGGCGTTGTGGCGATAAGCCAGCAGTTGGCGCGTCACCAGCCCGCCCAGGCTGTGAGCCACAATGTCCACCTGGCCGCTGCCCCCGCGCTGCCGGTCCACCTGGCTTAACACATTGACCGCTTCCATCAGGTAACGGGCGGTGCAGGTCACATCGGCCTCGCCGTCCGGCTGGCCGTTAGGGCCGGGCGGGTAACTCAAACGATGCACCAGGCTTGGGTCGTACTTTTGAATCAAACGGCCATACAGGCTGTGGGGGTCGTTTTCATCGCCCCACATGCTCGCGCTGCTGTTGAAGCCATGCACCAGCACCAGGGGATGCTGTTCTTGGGCCGGGTTGTTATGCTCCTGCGCGTAGGCCAGCAGTTCCTGGCCGTAGGTCGTGGGGTCGCAGGCAGGCGCTTGCGCTGCAACGGTTCCTGCCGAACCCGATATCAGGCTGAGACCAAACCACAGCAAGCCAAGCAACAGATAGCGGCGGTGATAAGCAGTTGTCATGGGCATGCCTCAACTTCGATGGTGGCAAAGAGCCACCACTTTCCTTCTTCCAGGTAATAGCGCAGCACGTAAAACTGGCTGGCTCGCTCGCGGGCCAGGCGAACGCAACCATCGGCCCATTGGCCGTTCCAGGGGTCTGCGCTCATAATGGCGGGCGGTTTGAGCACCTCCACCGTTTGCACCGGGCCGCCGGCGGTCTCGGCAGCTTGCATGCCCTGGCGAAAGCTATCCTCAGAGAACATTTCCTGCAACGAGGGGCCGATTTCTCCCTGGAGGGCTTCGGGCTGATTGTTACGCATGGCCTCTACCACCCGTTCCTGCACCGGCCCCGGTTGGGAGCGGTCAGGCGCGGGCGTGGCGGTAGGAACGGTCACTGCCGGCCGGCGCTCCTGCCGGCTGAACCAAAGCAGGCCGCCCACAACGGCGATGATAATTAATGCGGCAATAAGGAGGGGGGTGTTGGTTTGTCGTTGGTTCATTTTTTCACCTAGAGCCTATCCAAAACATGAGCCAGACGCCTGTAGATAATCCTATTTTGGCAATAGATTAGTTGAACAATATGAAACCCAATATTTTTACCCGGATAATAAATTATCGGATTTGGTCACAAGTTTAACCTAACCCACTCACTCGAGGCCGAAGATAGTAAAATCCTGGTAACGGACTACAGCGCCATCAACAAATTCACCATTAATAAAATCTGTAGCCACAGCGATATCACCATAATTGGTTCGCGCCGATAGATCAAGGTAGGCAACCTCGTCATTGATATAGAGTTCACCCCCGTCATCTTTAACAATCATAACGACGACATTGGCCTCGTTATCGCCAGTATTCAAATTAGAAATTGAGCCGCCGGCGATAGAATTATTTGGGCCATTCCGTAACTCCCATGTGTTATTAGAGAAGATGATCAGACGCAATTGCTCATCATACCCTTGATGACGGAATGAGAAACCATAATTCCAAGAGTTGGTTGATGCTGAATAGGGATTAAAGAATATCGCTGCCACTAAAAAATCACGCACAGAAACCCCGGCGAAATAATCTTCAATTAAATCATCATCTTCCATAACCAATTCGCCACTTACCGGACCAAATAAAGGCAGTAAGGGGGTTGGAGTCGGTTCGGCCTGGACAGCAGCAACTGCTGTAGCTGTGGCTTCAGCGGCCCGGGCTGTGGCGGCATATTGGGCCTCGGCCGTAACGGCCATAGTAGTGGCCCAAGCTCTGGCCGAGGCTGTTTCAACCGCTTGGGATGTTGCGACGCTTTCTGCTTTAGCGGTAGCTATTCGTTGGGATTCAAGAGTAAATTGAGCCAAGACTGTGTTTTGCATTTCCACGGTAGCTGTATGTTGGGCCTCAATAGTGGCCGTTTGTTGAGTTTGAGCGGCAACTGTGTCTTGGGTTTGTTGGGCTATTGCAGTGCTTTTTGCCTCAGTAGTGGCCGTTCGCTGGGCCCCAAGAGTAGATTGGGCGGCGGTTAGCCTAACTTGAATTGTAGCGGTTCCTTGCGCCTCAACGGTGGCAGTATAGCCTGACTGTATGGCATTTTGACTGCTTATAGACGTAAACACCATTAATAATATCACCAATACAGCCGCTGCGCTGCCAGCCCAAACCCAAACCGGCACACGCTTCTTGAGTACATTTCGGTCGGGAGTGGGGGTCGGCAGGGGCGTTGAAACAGGCGTTTGAGACGACGGCGATGCGGATTGCCCCCGACCAGTATTATCTAGAGCACGGCCAAAGTCGGCGACGGTGGGAAACCGCTGTTCCGGCTCTTTGGCCAACGCCTGCCCCAAAACGGCCTGGTAAGGCAGCGGCAGCCAGTTTAAATCTGGAGACTGGTGGACGTGCTGATATAAAATAGCGTGCGAGGTGTCGGCGTCAAAGGGAGGATGGCCGGTCAGCATTTCGTAAGCCACCACGGCCAGGGCGTACTGGTCGGTTTGGCCGCTCACGGGCTGGCCTTTAGCCTGCTCCGGGGCCATGTAGGCCGGCGTGCCGACCATGGTGCCGGTGCGGGTCAGGCGGCTGCTTTCGAGGGCGGCTTTGGCAATACCAAAATCCGTTAAAAAAGCGTGGTCATCACGAGTCACCAAAATATTGCCGGGTTTTACATCGCGGTGGATAATGCCCTGGCTATGGGCGTAATCCAGGGCGTGGGCTATTTGGCCGATAATGTGCGCGGCGCGAAACGGCGGCAGCGGGCCTTGCCGCAGCATGTCGGCCAAGGAAACGCCGTCAATATGGGCCATGGCGATATAATAAACCCCATTGGCCTGGCCCACGTCGTGGATGGTGACAATGTTGGGGTGAGTCATTTTGGCAGCAGCCCGCGCTTCTTGAAAGAAACGCTCAACAAAGGTGGCATCGGCGGTTAATTGGGGTAATAACACTTTGAGGGCAATGTCGCGGTCCAGCGACTCCTGGCGGGCGCGGTAAACCACCGCCATCCCTCCTTCGCCAATTTTGCCGGTAACTTTATATTGTCCAATCGTTTGACCAATGAGATTTGTCATGCTGAGTTCCTTTTATGAGGCAAGCAAACATAAACACCTGTTACTCTTCATATACAACCAGATTATCAAATACCACTCTTACACCGCCTTGTTCACCTTCTGTGCCAGCAGCCAAGGCCAGTTCAGTAACAATAAAAGGTTCAGCGGTTTCGAGAAGAATCATCGGCTGATTATTCACATAGAAAGTAAATTTACTATCCTTAGCCTGAACTGCCAACAGATTTATTCTTCCCAGCTCGTTAACAATTACTGAATTTTTTGTCCAATTTTGTAGAGTATGCCAGGTGCCATTCTCTGATTTTTGCACACAAAAATAACCCTCACTGGAAATTGCAAAATATATCACATCCCTGTTGGAGTTGAGGAAAAAGAAACCGTAGTTATTATCACGCGATCCCGCGATAGGGGCTGCTTTTACTTGTACCGTAAAATCAGTCAACTGTAGAGGAGAGAGATAAGTAGAAGATTTTGTATAATATGGCTGTTCAACATAAATAGATAAAAAACCGTCCAATATCTCAATGACTCCTATATCATTTTCTAGCCACCCCCATCGGCCCTCGTTAATGCTGAAATCATCTGAAATGATAGGTGTGGAGGTAGATATGAGTGAAGGATTCCTTTGGTCGGTCAAGACAGACAAAACCAGAAGTAAGATGACCACGATGGCGGCAATGCCGCCAGCCCATAACCAAACAGGCAGTCGCCTTTTTGGCAAACGCTGGTCAGACGAGACAACAGGCCTTGGCGGCGGCGTAGTTGAAACAGGTGATTGAAGGGATACCGGGGTGATTTGCTCGCTGGCTGCAAATTGTAAAGCCTGTCCAAACTCACTCACCATCGTAAACCGTTCTTCCGGCGTCTTGGCTAAGGCTCGCTGCAGTACGGGATGATACGGCAACGGCAACCAGCTTAGATCCGGGGCTTGATGCACGTGTTGGTATAAAATGGCATGCGAGGTATCGGCGTCAAAGGGGGGATGGCCGGTGAGAGTTTCGTAGGTCACTACAGCCAGGGCATACTGGTCAGTCTGCCCGCTCACAGGCTGGCCTTTGGCCTGCTCAGGGGCCATGTAGGCCGGCGTACCGACCATAGTGCCGGTGCGGGTCAGGCCGCCCTCGGTCATGGCTTTGGCAATGCCAAAGTCGGTCAGCCAGGCGTGGTCGCCTTCGGCCACCAGGATATTGCCGGGTTTCACATCACGGTGAATCACGCCCTGGCGATGGGCATAATCCAGGGCGTTGGCCATCTGGCCGATCAGGTGGGCCGCGCGGGCCGGGGGCAGCGCATGTTGAGTTTGCAAAATTTGGGCCAGGGAGTGGCCTTTAATATAGGCCATGGCAATGTAGTACCCCTGGTCAAACTCGCCCACGCTATAAACAGTAACAATATGGGGGTGCATCATTTTGCCGGAGGCGCGGGCTTCTTGCATGAAGCGTTGCACAAACACCCGGTCCCGGGTCAATTGGACCGGCAAGATTTTTAGGGCCACTTCTCTATCCAACGCTTCTTCGTAAGCGCGGTAGACTACGGCCATACCCCCTTCGCCGATAAAGCCGGTAATGTGGTACGGGCCAATGGTTTGGCCGATGAGTTCGGTCATAGTTAGCTCCAGAACGGTGAAAGTTGTTTGGGTTAGCGCACCAACGGGTCGCCCCAGATTGTCCAATCGCAGCCGTTGTTATCGGCCGGGCCGTCATCGGTGATCAGGGTTAATTGTTGGCCATTGGTTATGCTCACCTGAATGTTTTGCGGTTCGGAATAACTGAACATGGTGGGGCTGTGGTAGATTTCATTGCCGTCCAGTTGCATAATGAACTCCGCCCCATCGCCACACTCAATGGATTGCACCATGCCGATGGTGGCCAGGAATTCAGAGAAGTTCCCGCCCAGATTGTAGACCAGCATGGAGGGCGCATGCGCGTAAAGGCCAAGCGGATATTCAACATTATGCACAATGATAGGGTCGCCCGCATGCACATTGTCAGACTCGGAATCGGAATCAAAGGCGTATCTTCCAATAGAGAATGTCTCATAACCCACCTGTACGGCCTGGGGCTGAAATTGCGAAAGATAGCCATGGGTGGCAGGTGTGTTTGCCGACGCAGCGGTAGATGGTTCAACTTGCCCAATCCGCACATCGTCAATGTAGCCAACAATGGCGTCTGTGCTGTCGCTCCAAACGCCGACATAGACCGTAAAGTTGGCATTTTTGAGTTGTTCGGCATCAACCGGCACATGCGAACCGGCCACTTGGCCGTCAATATAGTAGGTGAATGTCATCGAGCCTGGGTCTAACTCGATGCGGAAGGTATGCCACTCGCCATAATTTACCTGTTTTCCCTCCGCATCATAACTATGCTCTTCTTGCCAGGGCCAGAGTGTATCAAAACAATAAGCCCAGCCTTCATCGCCGATACCACATTCGGCAAACCAAGCGTCTCCTACCACCAGATCAGCGTTAAAATGTAACTGGACATTACCCGAGGCATGTTTGTTGTTATCCAGCATGAGTTTCGCTTCAAAAAAGGTAGGCGAGTTTGAGGTTAGAGTGCGTAAGTGGACATATTCATATTTATGCAAAGCCAAATTTGTGCCTTCTACTTTTCCATCTTTGGTTATGACCAACATTCCCTCTCTTTGCTCAATTTGATTGGGCGGGTCGCTCCAATACGTCCATAGACTTTGATTAAAACCGCCGTCGTGGGCGGGATTGTTGAAATTATCGTACACGGTTGGGTCGGCGTCCATCGTCGCGGTAGGGGTGGGGGTGGGACGAGGGGTACTGGTGGGTTTTAGGGTTGGGGTAGGCTTGGTTGAAGCTTCAACTTCTGTCAGTTCATCCAGAGAAATATTCAGTTCCAGTTTGTCAACCGCTATCCAACCCATCCGGCCAGGGGCCGTTATTTTTACCCATGTGCGCTCTTTGTTAACCGCCAACAAATCAAAGCCGTCTCCGCCTTGTAAAATTTCTATTGCTTCAGCAGAATCTCCTGGCCCGTCACGGAGATAAGCAAAGTATGTTTTTACTACGGCATCCCAATTATCTTGAGATGAGCCATCATTTTTGGGTTGGCTTTTGGGGGCGTTATCCGGTACCGGCGTAGGACGAGGGGTAGACGTTGGGGCCAGAGTAGGAGTTGGCGTTTTGGTCAAACCGACCGCTAAAAGGATGCCGGTTTGAGGTTTTTCTGGCTCATGTTCTCTCTCCACCATGGTTAAACCAATGGCCACGGCCAAAACCACTACCGCCGCCAGCGCCCCCCAGGCCCAGATTGGCAAACCGCCCGGTTTTGGGGTGGAGCCGGGGCGCGGGCCGGTCGAGGAACGCGAGACACCTGGATGGGAATCCGTATCGCGGCGCGATGCAGCCGGTTGAGGGGAAGGCGAGGTCTGGGAAAGAGTGGGGGCAACCGTCTGGCCTTGTAAGGCCTGGCGCAAGGCGCTTACGCTTTCCCATCGTTCCGTGGTTTTCATGGCCATGGCTCGCAGCAGGGCGGCCTCAACTCCCGGCGAAATCTGCGAGACCACCTGGCGCGGCGGGATCAGGGGCCTGTCCCCGGATATCAACACCGGCGCTTCCGGCGGCACCAGGCCGGTCAAGAGGGTGTATAGCGTGGCCCCCAGGGCGTAAATATCGCTCCGGGCGCTGGTGGAAAAGCCATACTGTTCCGGCGGCGAGTACCCCGCGGTCACGGCTCGCGCCCCGGTCATGGTGCCCTGCCCGGCCAGTTTGACCAGCCCAAAATCAACCAGCACGGCTTTGCCCTGCGGGGTGATTTTGATGTTGGCCGGTTTGATGTCGCGGTGGATGATGGGCGGGTTTTGGCGATGCATGTACTCCAGGGCGTCGAGGACCTGGCCCAGCCAATTCAAGGCCACCTGTTCGCTGAGCAAGCCGGAACGGCGAACAATGGTTTCCAGGTCGTCCCCTTCAATATACTCCATCACCAGGTATTGCCGGCCGGTTTCGTCGTCAAAAAAATGGTCGGATACTTTGGGTAGATTGGGATGAGATAATTTAGCCAGCAAGCGAGCTTCGTTTTCAAACTGGCGGCGAGACTCGCCCTGCCCCATCTGGCCCACTTGCAGGTTTTCTTTTACGGCCACCGTAATCCCCAGGCGCGTATCCTCGGCCCGGTAAACCCGGCTCATGCCGCCCGCGCCAATCACTTCTAAAAGGCGATAACGGCCGCCAAGAACCGCGCCGGTGGGCAGAGGGTCAAACCCCATCATCGTATTGGTCATTGCTGATACCTTTCTCCAATTTATTTGGAAACATTCAACCGAAGGTGATCTAACCTACCGGTCAACGCGAAATCTAACTAAATCGCTGGCGGTAATTTCACCCCGGCTGCCGTAGGCTTCTAATAAAATGTAACAGTTGCCCCTGATGGCCATAGGGCCGCTAACGCACGCTCCCGCCGGGCCAAGCGAGTCCCATTGACCCAAAACAATATCCTGGCCGCTATTCCCTTCATGCGCAATGGCTTTGGCCCGGGCCGGAATAGCCAAGCGGAAGCAGAATTCCACCCCTTCACCGAAAAGGTAAATGCTGTCGGGACCTTTATTTAAGGTAGCCTCGGCTACTTGCGCCGAAACAGCCGTTGGTTTGGGCGGCGGTTTCGGAGTGGGGGTAGAAGTAGAGATAGGTGTAGCAGCAGGAATGGGGGTAGATACTTTCACCGTTGCGGTTTGGCCGGGCAAAGACCACAACTTAAAATCATGCAAAGCCACATGATTGCCCTTAAGCCCACTGGCGTAAATGCCCACTTTCCCTTGTTTGAATGTGCCGTCCACAACAGAACCGACATGCATATTGTTAGCATACAAATCAATTTTGGCTCCACTGGCCACTACCTGTAAATGGTTGGGGCCGCCGTCTATTAAAGCCGGCGACTGTTCCCACTCTAACAAAAAATCCCATTCGCCATCTTCTTGTTTGCCAATGCTAAAAAAATCTTCACTGATTTCGGCCGTATAATAATTGTGTTCGTCAACCATTCTAAAAATAAGGCCATAAGAGTGATCTTTGTCGCCCGCCACCAACTCGCCCCTGGCTTCAACGGCAAAATCCCGGTAAATTGTTTCATCCGGTAAATCCCAGGTGGCCCCATTGGAATCAAACCAATCAAAATGGTATAAGCCATCCCGGCTGTAGGAAATGAAATCCCCCTGGTCCAAAGGGCCAACCACCCAACTGGCGGCATCTATCTGGCTGTCTTGAAACAGGAGGTCATCCAGAGGAATCGCGGTGGCTGTAGCCGCCAGGGTGGGAGTGTCGGCTCTGGCCAGGGTTGGAGTTTCTGTGGGGAGAGGGGTAGGGGTAGGCGTTGCCGAGGGAGGCTTTGAGGTAGGGATAGACGTGGCAGTTTTGGGAATAAGGGTAGGGCTGGCGACACGGCTGATTTCAGGCGCGGATTTTGAGCCGGCCATAAAGACCACCAAGAGAATGAGACCAATGATAATCGCTCCGCCAACCCACAACCAAAAGGATTGATTGACTTTGGTTTGTGGCTTGGAGTAGGGTGTTGCAGAAACGAACTGACCCTTGAGCGCGTTTTGCAGCGACCGGCCAAATTCGCTGACAGAAGTAAAACGCTGCCCGGATTTTTTGGCCAAAGCGCGCTGCAAGACTGACTGATAAGGCAAAGGAAGCATGGAAAGATCAGGCGGCTGGTGCACATGTTGATAAAGGATGGCCTGGGAAGTATCGGCCTGGAAAGGCGGATGGCCGGTCAGGGCTTCATAGGCTACAACGGCCAGGGCATATTGGTCGGTTTGGGGCGTTACCGGCTGTCCTTTGGCTTGTTCTGGAGCCATGTAGGCCGGCGTGCCTACCATTGTGCCGGCGCGGGTCAGCCCGCTGCTCTGTTGGGCGGCTTTGGCAATGCCAAAATCGGTCAGCCAGGCCTGATCACCTGCGGCCACCAGAATGTTGCCCGGCTTAATGTCGCGGTGAATGATGCCCCGCCCATGGGCATAGTCCAAGGCCCCGGCAATCTGATTAATGATATGGGCCGCCCGTACCGGGGGCATAGCTCCTTGTTGCAATATATCGGCCAGCGATGCTCCTTCGATATAGGCCATAGCAATATAGTAAAGGCCATTGACCTCAGCCACATCATAAACATGCACAATATTGGCGTGATTCATTTTGGCGGCAGCGCGCGCTTCCTGTAAAAACCGCTCAATGAAGGTGGCGTCGGCCGTTAGCTGCGGCAGCAGCACCTTCAGGGCAATCTGGCGATCCAGCGACGGTTGGTAGGCCCGGTAAACCGCCGCCATGCCGCCTTTGCCAATTTGGCCGGTGATTTTATATTGCCCAATTGTTTGTCCAATGAGATCCATGCTCAACCTCTTGATAAGGAATAAACTTACGGCCCCCAAGAAATCCTTTCGGTGGTCCAACTGCGATCACCGGAAGACCCCCATGGGTTGGCGCTTGGGAAATCAAATAGTTTTTGGGGTTTGCCGCCAACGGCAGGAACAAGCCAAATGCCCCACACCCCATCCCGGTCGGAGACAAAAGCCACCCACTGGCCATCCGGTGATACGGTGGGCAAACCATCGTTAGATGACGGGCTGTTTGAAAGGTTAAGGGGAGCACCGCCTTCAAGACTGACGGCGTAAGCCTCCCAATTTCCGTCTATGCTGCCGGCGGAAAAATAAAGGTTTTCGCCCAGGGTGTCGCTGGGTAAAGCATCCGGCGAGGCTAATAACAAGCGCGGTTTTAAACCGCCGCCATCTCGGGGGGTGGCCCAGGAACCAATCAGGTAGATGCCATCTTGACTTGAACCCATTCGGCGGAAAGCAAGGTTTTGTTTGCCGTCCGTGGTCCAAACCGGCGACTGAGCCACCAATTCGTGGTCCGGCCCCGTTATAATGCCGTAGGTAGAAATGTTTTTACATTCCTCGGCGTTTTCATACTGCGGGCGTTTGGTTGAACATTGCACAAACAGAAACGAGTTCCCGGCTCGTCCCGGCACCAAATTGGGATTGCCGTAAACAAATCGAGTGCCATCCGGGTCCCAGTAAGGATGTTCGTCCGTTGGAGAGTCGCTGACCAGGTCAATCTGGTCAAAGTAGCGGCCGGCCATAACAATATTATTTTGGCCGCTAACGCTATCTTGACCATTGGCCAAAAGGCGGCCATCACCCTTGAAAAAACTGGGCTGTCGCGCTCTTTGCAGGGCCATAAACGGTTTGCCGTTGGGCAATTCAGCCACCCAAATATCAAAGTGCCCCACCCCGTCGTCAACCGGAAAGGCAATTCGTCCGGCAGGGGCGCCGGGGGGTTGTTTGGTCGGTGTTGTTATTGTGGCGGTAATGGCCTCCTGGGGTATTGCTTCGGCTACATCCGCAGCGGTTTTGGTTTCGCCTGATACGTCATCAATATAGATGGCTCCTTGACCCTGAAAACTGTCGGGAATATCGTCCAACACCAGGGCGTTGAAACTAAGGGGATAATCTATAGCGCCGTTGTCGGGGCCGCTAATAGCGGTATGGGGCCATTCCCCCTTTGGGTCTAACCAGGCGGTCATTTTTTGCCAGCCGGTGTGCTCAATTTGACCCAGGGGCGCTTGCCAGACCTGGCCTTTAGCATCTTTAACCCATACATTAAGATAGTGACCAGAACCATCGCCATAAACCCAGGCTGAAATGGCATTTGGCTGCCCGGGCAGGGCGTGCGATTGCTGGAACACCACAAAATCATTATCCTGGCCAGGGAATCTGTACATAAGCTGGCC
Coding sequences within it:
- a CDS encoding serine/threonine protein kinase; amino-acid sequence: MDLIGQTIGQYKITGQIGKGGMAAVYRAYQPSLDRQIALKVLLPQLTADATFIERFLQEARAAAKMNHANIVHVYDVAEVNGLYYIAMAYIEGASLADILQQGAMPPVRAAHIINQIAGALDYAHGRGIIHRDIKPGNILVAAGDQAWLTDFGIAKAAQQSSGLTRAGTMVGTPAYMAPEQAKGQPVTPQTDQYALAVVAYEALTGHPPFQADTSQAILYQHVHQPPDLSMLPLPYQSVLQRALAKKSGQRFTSVSEFGRSLQNALKGQFVSATPYSKPQTKVNQSFWLWVGGAIIIGLILLVVFMAGSKSAPEISRVASPTLIPKTATSIPTSKPPSATPTPTPLPTETPTLARADTPTLAATATAIPLDDLLFQDSQIDAASWVVGPLDQGDFISYSRDGLYHFDWFDSNGATWDLPDETIYRDFAVEARGELVAGDKDHSYGLIFRMVDEHNYYTAEISEDFFSIGKQEDGEWDFLLEWEQSPALIDGGPNHLQVVASGAKIDLYANNMHVGSVVDGTFKQGKVGIYASGLKGNHVALHDFKLWSLPGQTATVKVSTPIPAATPISTSTPTPKPPPKPTAVSAQVAEATLNKGPDSIYLFGEGVEFCFRLAIPARAKAIAHEGNSGQDIVLGQWDSLGPAGACVSGPMAIRGNCYILLEAYGSRGEITASDLVRFRVDR
- a CDS encoding NPCBM/NEW2 domain-containing protein — encoded protein: MTNTMMGFDPLPTGAVLGGRYRLLEVIGAGGMSRVYRAEDTRLGITVAVKENLQVGQMGQGESRRQFENEARLLAKLSHPNLPKVSDHFFDDETGRQYLVMEYIEGDDLETIVRRSGLLSEQVALNWLGQVLDALEYMHRQNPPIIHRDIKPANIKITPQGKAVLVDFGLVKLAGQGTMTGARAVTAGYSPPEQYGFSTSARSDIYALGATLYTLLTGLVPPEAPVLISGDRPLIPPRQVVSQISPGVEAALLRAMAMKTTERWESVSALRQALQGQTVAPTLSQTSPSPQPAASRRDTDSHPGVSRSSTGPRPGSTPKPGGLPIWAWGALAAVVVLAVAIGLTMVEREHEPEKPQTGILLAVGLTKTPTPTLAPTSTPRPTPVPDNAPKSQPKNDGSSQDNWDAVVKTYFAYLRDGPGDSAEAIEILQGGDGFDLLAVNKERTWVKITAPGRMGWIAVDKLELNISLDELTEVEASTKPTPTLKPTSTPRPTPTPTATMDADPTVYDNFNNPAHDGGFNQSLWTYWSDPPNQIEQREGMLVITKDGKVEGTNLALHKYEYVHLRTLTSNSPTFFEAKLMLDNNKHASGNVQLHFNADLVVGDAWFAECGIGDEGWAYCFDTLWPWQEEHSYDAEGKQVNYGEWHTFRIELDPGSMTFTYYIDGQVAGSHVPVDAEQLKNANFTVYVGVWSDSTDAIVGYIDDVRIGQVEPSTAASANTPATHGYLSQFQPQAVQVGYETFSIGRYAFDSDSESDNVHAGDPIIVHNVEYPLGLYAHAPSMLVYNLGGNFSEFLATIGMVQSIECGDGAEFIMQLDGNEIYHSPTMFSYSEPQNIQVSITNGQQLTLITDDGPADNNGCDWTIWGDPLVR